Sequence from the Dehalococcoidales bacterium genome:
GGGCCGAGGGAAGTGCTGATATGGCATACAAATACGTTCCCCTAGGTTCCCGCGGCAGGCGTAGGAAGACCAAGCTCAAAGGTCGCAAGTGCAAGACGTCCAAGGGCTTTAGCAACTGCATGTCCCGACAGCTCAAGGGCAAGAAGTGCCATGGAAGCTGCAAGCCGAAGTTCAAGAAGGCCGCACAGTATTGCAGAAAGCACTGCTGAGGTGATTGCATGTCAAACCCGAGTGGTATTGGATGTGAGTGCAAAAGACATGCCAAACATACCTACAAAGGTGAGACCATCGTCTTCGCCTATGACTGCGATTGCATCAAATACAGTAGCGGCTCAACAAACGGCAAAAAGATGAAAGGGAAACAGCATATGGTCAACATATCATTTCCCACCAAATCTCAGATAAAAATCAAGAAAGGCAGGTGAACCTCGTGAAGGTGCGCCTCAAGAAGTGCGCTCTCAAGTGCAAGTATGGCAAGAAAAAGGGCAAGTGCGGCTGCAAGAAGAAGCCTGGAAAGAAAAAGTAAACCCCTTCCTAACTTTTATTCATTTCGTCCTCGATGAGTTCATCGATTTGCCCTTCCCTGCACTTTCGGTACTTGCCACTGGAGTCCTTGATGACGCACGCCGGGACGTATTTGAACTTGAAGTCCTTGTCCAATTCCTTACCCAGCTCCGACTCGATGGGAATCTCCTTGATTTCTCCATCCTCCAATGGCCTCTTCAGCAGCTTCTTCACTTCAGCGCAACCTGAGCAACCCCGCTCGCTGACCAAACAAATCTGCTCCTCATCGCTCACGATTTCATCCTCTGCACAATATCGACCCCATCTTTTATAATGTCGACTATCTCCCCTCTCGGGCAGTTGAGCCAGGATGGCAGCACGATAATCCTGGAGGCGATGTCCTCGGTGATGGGGAGCTTGCCCGCCCAATCGTAGCCTGAGGTCTGGAGGTGCGTCGGCTTGTAGTAGGCCTTGACCTCCAGGCCCTGGGAGATAGCGTAGTCGTACAGGCCATCCCTCTGCTTCTTCGTGTCGACGAGCATGCCGATGACCTGGTGGTTGCTCTCCCCCTGTTGGAACTGGAAGCTGGGGAAGTGGGACTTATAATAATCATACGTCCCCTTCTTCCATTCCAGTATCTCAGGCAACTTCTTCAGGTTCTCCAACGCGATGATGGCGTGCGGTTCGGATAGCCGGGAGATGAGGTCCCGCGTCATGGTGTACGCCTTCCCAAACTTGGGGGAGTTTGTCAGTATGATTCCACCTTCACACCCAGTGATGAGCTTGGACGGCGATAAGGAGAGCACCGAGGCCATGCCGATGTGCCTGAACCTCTGCCCCAACGAATG
This genomic interval carries:
- a CDS encoding DegT/DnrJ/EryC1/StrS family aminotransferase, translating into MNEFRIPFANPAMSEASAEAASGAIKEVLLNGHLSNGEYNRKLEEKVAKISGADMAITCSSCSQGLIAALAGAQVAMLGERDRRIKESRDQMVIGFTSSFTWNSTIAAINAQGCPVYYMDIDYDSWCVKEYPMGKGPAFALAVDTFGTQFAAQSPVPIFYDRAHSLGQRFRHIGMASVLSLSPSKLITGCEGGIILTNSPKFGKAYTMTRDLISRLSEPHAIIALENLKKLPEILEWKKGTYDYYKSHFPSFQFQQGESNHQVIGMLVDTKKQRDGLYDYAISQGLEVKAYYKPTHLQTSGYDWAGKLPITEDIASRIIVLPSWLNCPRGEIVDIIKDGVDIVQRMKS